Proteins from one Acidihalobacter prosperus genomic window:
- a CDS encoding bifunctional ADP-dependent NAD(P)H-hydrate dehydratase/NAD(P)H-hydrate epimerase, with amino-acid sequence MCAQRLPLHTAEQARRIDRRAAEEFGLSGPALMARAGTAAFRHLRRRWPQAQRLCVVCGSGNNGGDGLVLARLAKAAGLAVSVHLVGHGPRAGSEAAAALADWQAADGRVEPLPSRLPAADVYVDAVFGIGLKRAPEGAAAEAVARLADVAPVLALDVPSGVDADTGACPGVAVRAVETVSFIVRKRGLYTGRARDHVGELYLEDLDLPAALLASEKPSAWLRGEAVALPPRRPDSHKGDHGRVLVIGGAPGFAGAARMAGEAALRTGAGLVTVATHPTHAAMLNVGRWELMVRGVESGGALREAVAAADVIAIGPGLSTQAWGRELWQAALAATCPLVVDADALNLLAASPYRRDAWVLTPHPGEAGRLLGLPTQAVQADRFAAAGRLADRYGGATVLKGAGTLVRVGDDVELCGAGNPGMASAGMGDILTGVIAGLIAQGLAVEEAARAGVCLHAAAGDRAARDGERGLLATDLLPWLRRLANGIGA; translated from the coding sequence ATGTGTGCGCAGCGTCTCCCCCTCCATACCGCCGAACAGGCGCGCCGGATCGACCGGCGTGCCGCTGAGGAATTCGGCCTGTCGGGGCCGGCGCTGATGGCGCGTGCGGGGACGGCGGCCTTCAGGCATCTGCGACGCCGCTGGCCCCAGGCACAGCGATTGTGCGTGGTCTGCGGCAGTGGCAACAATGGGGGCGACGGGCTGGTGCTCGCGCGACTGGCCAAGGCGGCTGGATTGGCGGTATCCGTCCATCTTGTGGGCCACGGCCCGCGCGCGGGCAGCGAAGCCGCCGCGGCCCTGGCCGACTGGCAGGCCGCGGATGGCCGCGTCGAACCGCTGCCGTCCAGGCTGCCGGCGGCGGATGTGTATGTCGATGCCGTTTTCGGCATCGGCCTCAAGCGCGCGCCGGAAGGCGCCGCCGCCGAAGCCGTGGCGCGGCTGGCGGACGTTGCGCCGGTACTCGCTTTGGATGTGCCTTCCGGTGTGGACGCCGACACCGGCGCATGTCCGGGCGTTGCCGTGCGCGCGGTCGAAACGGTCAGTTTCATCGTGCGCAAGCGCGGACTGTACACCGGGCGCGCGCGCGATCACGTCGGCGAACTGTATCTCGAAGATCTCGACCTGCCCGCAGCCTTGCTGGCCAGCGAGAAGCCGTCCGCCTGGTTGCGCGGCGAGGCGGTCGCCCTGCCGCCGCGCCGACCGGACAGCCACAAAGGCGATCACGGCCGGGTGCTGGTGATCGGCGGCGCTCCAGGATTCGCGGGTGCCGCACGCATGGCGGGCGAGGCGGCCCTGCGCACGGGCGCGGGCCTGGTGACCGTGGCCACGCATCCGACGCACGCCGCCATGCTCAACGTGGGCCGCTGGGAGTTGATGGTGCGGGGCGTGGAGTCGGGCGGCGCGTTGCGCGAGGCGGTCGCGGCTGCGGACGTGATCGCCATCGGGCCGGGCCTGTCGACGCAGGCCTGGGGGCGAGAGCTGTGGCAGGCTGCGCTGGCGGCGACCTGCCCCCTGGTGGTCGATGCCGATGCGCTGAATCTGCTCGCGGCCAGCCCCTATCGTCGCGATGCCTGGGTGCTGACGCCACATCCGGGCGAGGCGGGGCGCCTGCTCGGCCTGCCCACTCAGGCCGTGCAGGCCGATCGTTTCGCCGCCGCCGGGCGGCTTGCCGATCGCTACGGCGGCGCGACCGTACTCAAGGGTGCCGGTACGCTGGTACGGGTGGGCGACGACGTCGAGTTGTGTGGCGCCGGCAATCCCGGCATGGCCTCCGCCGGCATGGGCGATATCCTGACGGGCGTGATCGCAGGCCTGATCGCGCAGGGGCTTGCGGTCGAGGAAGCGGCCCGTGCCGGCGTCTGCCTGCATGCCGCGGCGGGCGATCGCGCTGCGCGAGACGGTGAGCGTGGCCTCCTGGCGACCGATTTGCTGCCCTGGCTGCGCCGCCTTGCGAACGGAATCGGCGCATGA
- the tsaE gene encoding tRNA (adenosine(37)-N6)-threonylcarbamoyltransferase complex ATPase subunit type 1 TsaE, producing MNGRPASTHVRTLELSDEAATQRLGSALARALPHSALVFLHGDLGAGKTTLARALLRALGHEGAVKSPTYTLVEPYEIGDRRVFHFDLYRLADPEELEAIGLRDYLDGDALCLIEWPERGTGMLPSADLEIALRAAGAGRRARLWANSERGETAVAAID from the coding sequence ATGAACGGAAGACCGGCATCGACACACGTGCGGACGCTTGAATTATCCGACGAAGCCGCGACCCAGCGTCTTGGCAGTGCGTTGGCGCGAGCCTTGCCGCATAGTGCGCTGGTTTTCCTGCACGGCGATCTGGGGGCAGGCAAGACCACGCTGGCGCGCGCGCTGCTGCGCGCCCTCGGGCATGAGGGTGCGGTCAAGAGTCCGACCTACACACTGGTCGAACCCTATGAGATCGGCGATCGGCGGGTGTTCCACTTCGATCTTTACCGGCTGGCTGACCCGGAGGAACTGGAGGCGATCGGCCTGCGCGACTATCTCGATGGCGATGCCCTATGCCTGATCGAATGGCCGGAGCGGGGTACGGGAATGCTGCCGTCCGCGGACCTGGAGATCGCCCTGCGGGCGGCGGGCGCAGGCCGCAGGGCGCGCTTGTGGGCCAACAGCGAGCGGGGCGAGACGGCGGTGGCGGCGATTGATTAA
- a CDS encoding N-acetylmuramoyl-L-alanine amidase translates to MSHSTEDADRRDFLRRMLGLSGMAAMTVISPSAFASTAVAVKGVRLSESGGKTRVIFDLSGPVHHSLFTLSHPDRVVIDFDNARATRALHLSPTPLLRDIRHAPRGHSDLRVVLDLKSDADASSTLIKAGGARHYQLVVDLSSVSVGKPQPVITAAQAQPHRPLRDVVVCIDPGHGGKDPGAIGKRGTYEKTVVLDIARRLEKLINREPGMQAFMTRDSDYFVTLRGRLAKARKRRADLFVSIHADASPYRYPKGSTVYVLSEHGASSEAARLLAERQNDVDRVAGVNLSNKDNLVASVLVDLAQSATREASFKLGDKLKGSIDRVIRMHSNTVERAAFVVLKSPDIPSALIETAFISNPAEERRLRTPRFRASMAGALLGGIKDYFEHHAPPGTILAERGRVLREFG, encoded by the coding sequence ATGAGCCACTCGACCGAAGACGCCGATCGCCGCGATTTCCTTCGTCGGATGCTGGGCCTGTCCGGGATGGCCGCCATGACCGTGATCAGCCCCAGCGCCTTCGCGAGCACCGCCGTCGCGGTCAAGGGCGTGCGCCTGAGCGAATCCGGCGGCAAGACCCGCGTGATTTTCGATCTCAGCGGGCCGGTGCATCATTCGTTGTTCACGTTGAGTCACCCTGATCGGGTGGTGATCGATTTCGACAATGCCCGCGCAACCCGTGCGCTGCATCTCTCGCCGACTCCGCTGCTCAGAGATATCCGTCATGCGCCGCGCGGTCATTCCGATCTGCGCGTGGTGCTTGATCTCAAGTCGGACGCGGATGCCAGCAGCACGTTGATCAAGGCCGGCGGTGCCCGCCATTACCAGCTGGTGGTGGATCTGTCGTCGGTTTCGGTGGGCAAGCCGCAGCCGGTGATCACCGCGGCGCAGGCGCAGCCGCATCGTCCGCTGCGCGACGTGGTCGTGTGCATCGATCCTGGGCACGGCGGCAAGGATCCGGGCGCGATCGGCAAGCGCGGCACCTATGAGAAGACCGTGGTGCTGGATATCGCGCGCCGGCTCGAAAAGCTGATCAACCGCGAGCCGGGCATGCAGGCCTTCATGACCCGCGACAGCGATTATTTCGTGACCCTGCGCGGACGCCTGGCCAAGGCCCGCAAGCGGCGCGCCGACCTGTTCGTGTCGATTCACGCCGATGCCTCGCCGTACCGCTATCCCAAGGGTTCGACCGTCTACGTGCTGTCCGAACACGGCGCCTCCTCGGAGGCGGCTCGGCTGCTGGCCGAGCGCCAGAACGATGTCGACCGCGTGGCCGGCGTGAATCTGTCCAACAAGGACAATCTGGTGGCTTCGGTGCTGGTCGATCTGGCGCAGTCGGCTACGCGTGAAGCCAGCTTCAAGCTGGGCGACAAGCTCAAGGGCAGCATCGACCGCGTGATCCGCATGCACTCCAATACCGTGGAGCGCGCGGCCTTCGTGGTGCTCAAGTCGCCCGACATCCCCTCCGCGCTGATCGAGACGGCCTTCATCTCCAATCCGGCCGAGGAACGTCGCTTGCGTACCCCGCGATTCCGCGCCAGCATGGCCGGCGCGTTGCTGGGTGGAATCAAGGACTATTTTGAGCACCATGCGCCGCCCGGCACGATCCTCGCCGAACGCGGCCGGGTGCTGCGCGAATTCGGCTGA
- the mutL gene encoding DNA mismatch repair endonuclease MutL yields the protein MPIRRLPPQLINQIAAGEVVDRPASVIKELLENSLDAGADRIELDIEQGGQRLMRIRDNGSGIPREELALALSRHATSKIASLDDLEQVRSLGFRGEALPSIASVSRLTITSCTAGEAAGWRLRGDGREQFTTPEPAAHPQGTTVEVRDLFFNVPARRKFLRTERTEYQHIEEVVRRLALSRFDVAVRMNHNGKAQFDLRRADSAEAQGQRVAAVCSEAFLNQSSLMEHEGAGLRLWGWLGAPTFSRAQADQQYFYVNGRMVRDKLVSHAVRLAYQDVLYHGRHPAFVLFLEMDPAGVDVNAHPAKAEVRFRDSRLVHDYLHRTLKEAIAGARAGADAGAGAGVQPPTTVTGLHVQASAGLRPGPGFDLGTPTTTVYRPAGTVPAAGVREQLAAFSRLYAAPNTTERAGGDVPPLGFALAQLGGVYVLAENANGLVLVDMHAAHERITYERLKTAYGIEGVRRQPLLLPATVAVSRREADAAESAGDLLIRLGLEVDRVGPESLRVRAVPALLAGADVTQLLRDVLGDVVEYGDSLRVEAEVNEVLSTMACHGSVRANRRLTLDEMNSLLRDMERTERSDQCNHGRPTWVQMSLGELDRLFLRGR from the coding sequence ATGCCGATCCGCAGACTTCCGCCGCAACTCATCAACCAGATCGCTGCCGGCGAGGTGGTCGATCGCCCGGCTTCGGTGATCAAGGAACTGCTGGAAAACAGCCTGGACGCCGGCGCGGACCGCATAGAGCTCGATATCGAGCAGGGTGGACAGCGCCTGATGCGCATCCGCGACAACGGCAGCGGCATCCCGCGCGAAGAACTGGCGCTCGCGCTATCGCGTCACGCCACCAGCAAGATCGCTTCCCTCGATGATCTCGAACAGGTGCGTAGCCTCGGTTTTCGGGGCGAGGCGCTGCCGAGCATCGCCTCGGTATCGCGTCTGACGATCACTTCCTGCACCGCGGGCGAAGCCGCCGGCTGGCGTCTGCGCGGGGATGGACGCGAGCAATTCACCACGCCCGAGCCGGCGGCACACCCGCAGGGCACCACGGTGGAAGTGCGCGACCTGTTCTTCAATGTGCCGGCGCGTCGCAAATTCCTGCGTACCGAGCGTACCGAGTACCAGCATATCGAAGAGGTCGTGCGGCGATTGGCGCTGAGCCGTTTCGACGTGGCCGTGCGCATGAATCACAACGGCAAGGCGCAGTTCGATCTGCGCAGGGCCGACTCGGCCGAGGCCCAGGGGCAGCGGGTGGCGGCTGTCTGCAGCGAAGCGTTTTTGAACCAGTCGAGCCTGATGGAGCACGAAGGGGCCGGCCTGCGGCTATGGGGCTGGCTGGGCGCTCCGACGTTCTCGCGCGCACAGGCCGATCAGCAGTATTTCTATGTCAACGGCCGCATGGTGCGCGACAAGCTGGTCTCGCATGCCGTGCGGCTGGCCTATCAGGACGTGCTGTACCATGGCCGCCACCCGGCCTTCGTACTGTTCCTGGAAATGGACCCGGCCGGAGTCGACGTCAACGCGCATCCCGCCAAGGCCGAAGTGCGTTTCCGCGATTCGAGACTGGTGCACGATTACCTGCACCGAACCCTCAAGGAGGCGATCGCCGGCGCACGGGCAGGGGCGGATGCCGGCGCTGGCGCCGGGGTGCAGCCGCCGACAACCGTGACAGGGCTGCACGTTCAAGCATCCGCCGGCCTGCGTCCAGGTCCCGGTTTCGATCTGGGCACGCCGACGACCACGGTCTACCGCCCCGCAGGCACGGTACCCGCCGCTGGCGTACGCGAGCAACTGGCCGCATTCAGCCGTCTCTACGCGGCGCCGAATACCACCGAGAGGGCTGGCGGTGATGTGCCGCCGCTGGGGTTCGCGCTCGCCCAGCTCGGCGGGGTGTACGTGCTGGCGGAAAACGCCAACGGCCTGGTGCTGGTCGATATGCATGCCGCCCATGAGCGCATCACCTACGAACGTCTCAAGACGGCCTACGGCATTGAGGGCGTGCGTCGGCAGCCGTTGCTGCTGCCGGCCACCGTCGCCGTCAGTCGTCGCGAGGCGGACGCGGCGGAATCGGCCGGCGATCTGTTGATCAGGCTTGGCCTGGAGGTGGACCGGGTCGGCCCGGAGTCGTTGCGTGTGCGCGCTGTGCCTGCGTTGCTGGCCGGTGCCGACGTCACCCAGCTGCTGCGCGACGTTTTGGGCGACGTTGTCGAATACGGCGACAGTCTGCGCGTCGAGGCCGAGGTCAACGAGGTGCTGTCGACCATGGCCTGTCACGGATCGGTGCGAGCCAATCGTCGCCTGACGTTGGACGAGATGAACAGCCTGCTGCGCGATATGGAGCGAACCGAACGCAGCGACCAGTGCAATCACGGGCGGCCCACCTGGGTGCAGATGAGCCTGGGCGAACTCGACCGCCTGTTCCTGCGCGGGCGCTGA
- the miaA gene encoding tRNA (adenosine(37)-N6)-dimethylallyltransferase MiaA — MGPTASGKTALAMSLVRRFPFEIVSVDSALVYREMDIGTAKPTAEQLAEAPHRLIDILDPAETYSAARFREDALREMADITAACRVPLLTGGTLLYFRALEYGLSELPPADPAVRARIEAEAAERGWEALHGDLARLDPAAALRIHPNDPQRLQRALEVIRLTGRPLSVLQAGGRANLPYRLLRLGLLPQDREQLHRRICQRFEKMLADGLINEVAHLYQRGDLNPALPSMRAVGYRQVWRYLAGEWDRQTMIEKAVVATRQLAKRQLTWLRGDRALIRVNAEAVELSKLSARVAQFLEGDD; from the coding sequence ATGGGGCCCACCGCGAGTGGCAAGACCGCGCTTGCGATGTCGCTGGTGCGTCGTTTTCCGTTCGAGATCGTGAGCGTCGATTCGGCCCTTGTTTATCGCGAGATGGATATCGGCACCGCGAAGCCCACGGCCGAGCAGTTGGCCGAGGCGCCGCACCGCCTGATCGACATACTTGATCCGGCCGAGACCTATTCGGCCGCGCGCTTTCGGGAGGATGCCCTGCGCGAAATGGCGGACATCACCGCCGCGTGCCGCGTGCCGCTGCTTACCGGCGGCACGCTGCTGTATTTCCGGGCGCTGGAGTATGGTCTGTCGGAGCTGCCGCCTGCCGATCCGGCAGTGCGCGCACGCATCGAGGCGGAGGCCGCCGAGCGAGGCTGGGAGGCGTTGCATGGCGATCTGGCCCGTCTCGATCCCGCGGCAGCGTTACGCATACATCCCAACGACCCGCAGCGTCTGCAGCGCGCGCTCGAAGTGATCCGGCTGACCGGCCGCCCGCTTTCAGTCCTGCAGGCGGGCGGTCGCGCGAACCTGCCATACCGCCTGCTGCGCCTTGGCCTGCTGCCTCAGGATCGGGAGCAGCTGCATCGCCGGATATGTCAACGTTTCGAAAAGATGTTGGCGGACGGCTTGATAAACGAAGTGGCGCACCTATATCAGAGGGGCGATCTGAATCCGGCGCTGCCGTCGATGCGCGCCGTCGGTTACCGCCAGGTCTGGCGCTATCTGGCAGGCGAGTGGGATCGGCAGACGATGATCGAAAAGGCCGTCGTGGCGACGCGGCAACTGGCCAAGCGACAACTGACCTGGCTGCGCGGGGATCGCGCGTTGATACGCGTGAACGCCGAGGCCGTCGAGCTGTCGAAGCTCAGCGCGCGGGTCGCGCAGTTTCTCGAGGGAGACGATTGA
- the hfq gene encoding RNA chaperone Hfq: MSKGHTLQEPFLNLLRKERVPVAIFLVNGIRLQGQIESFDQFVVLLKNSVSQMVYKHAISTIVPSRPVRLPIEDDEDEGGAE, translated from the coding sequence ATGTCTAAAGGGCATACCCTGCAGGAACCGTTTTTGAATCTGTTGCGCAAGGAGCGCGTGCCGGTCGCGATCTTCCTCGTCAACGGTATCAGGCTGCAAGGACAGATCGAGTCCTTTGACCAGTTTGTGGTCTTGCTCAAGAACAGTGTCAGTCAGATGGTCTACAAGCATGCCATTTCGACCATCGTGCCCTCGCGTCCGGTGCGTTTGCCCATCGAGGACGACGAGGACGAAGGCGGTGCCGAATAA
- the hflX gene encoding ribosome rescue GTPase HflX produces MFERPRSGETAILVQVDIAGLAEPGERDEFIELARSAGATIARVIDVRRHSPDPKYFIGTGKADEIAEAVIAEGAELVIFSRVLSPSQERNLEAKFKARVLDRTGLILDIFAQRARSHEGKLQVELAQLNHLSTRLVRGWTHLERQKGGIGLRGPGETQLETDRRLLGDRIKQILRRLDKVRRQRQQGRQARMKAELPSVALVGYTNAGKSTLFNRLSQAGVYAADQLFATLDPTLRRLELDAANAVVLADTVGFVRELPHELVAAFHATLQETREADLLLHVIDASNPEHDRTETDVDQVLAEVGASEVPMLRIFNKIDCIEAAPRIDRDAEGRPVRAWVSAQTGAGIDELLTALKEYFMPDVVHGWVHLPASAGRLRARLFGLGAVLDERVDDCGGSELEVRLPRRRYDAWLSETADPEALRLRPL; encoded by the coding sequence TTGTTTGAAAGACCACGTAGTGGCGAGACGGCGATCCTGGTTCAGGTCGATATCGCCGGTCTCGCCGAACCGGGCGAGCGCGATGAGTTCATCGAGCTCGCCCGTTCCGCCGGCGCAACCATCGCCCGCGTGATTGACGTGCGCCGCCACAGCCCCGATCCGAAGTACTTCATCGGTACCGGCAAGGCGGACGAAATCGCCGAGGCGGTTATTGCCGAAGGTGCCGAACTCGTCATATTCAGCCGTGTGCTCAGCCCGAGCCAGGAGCGCAATCTCGAAGCAAAATTCAAGGCGCGAGTGCTCGATCGTACCGGGCTCATACTCGATATCTTCGCCCAGCGCGCCCGTTCCCACGAGGGCAAGCTGCAGGTCGAGCTGGCGCAACTCAACCACTTGTCGACCCGACTGGTTCGGGGCTGGACCCACCTTGAGCGTCAGAAGGGCGGCATCGGGCTGCGTGGACCGGGCGAAACCCAGCTCGAAACCGATCGCCGTCTCCTCGGCGACCGCATCAAGCAGATCCTGCGCCGGCTCGACAAGGTGCGACGTCAACGCCAGCAGGGACGCCAGGCGCGCATGAAGGCCGAGTTGCCGAGCGTGGCGCTGGTCGGCTACACCAATGCCGGCAAATCGACCCTGTTCAACCGCCTGAGTCAGGCTGGGGTCTATGCCGCTGATCAGCTGTTCGCGACACTGGATCCCACGCTGCGGCGGCTTGAGCTTGATGCCGCCAACGCCGTGGTGCTGGCGGACACCGTCGGTTTCGTGCGCGAGCTGCCGCACGAGCTGGTGGCCGCGTTTCATGCCACACTCCAGGAAACACGTGAGGCCGATCTGCTGTTGCATGTGATCGACGCGAGCAATCCGGAGCACGACCGTACCGAGACGGATGTCGATCAGGTGTTGGCCGAGGTCGGTGCAAGCGAGGTGCCGATGCTGCGTATTTTCAATAAGATCGATTGCATCGAGGCAGCCCCGCGCATCGACCGCGACGCCGAGGGGCGGCCGGTGAGGGCCTGGGTCTCGGCGCAGACCGGGGCTGGTATCGACGAGCTGTTGACGGCGCTGAAGGAATATTTCATGCCCGACGTGGTGCATGGCTGGGTGCACCTGCCGGCATCGGCCGGGCGGCTGCGCGCGCGCCTGTTCGGCCTGGGAGCGGTGCTGGACGAGCGCGTGGACGACTGCGGGGGCAGCGAACTGGAGGTGCGATTGCCGCGCAGGCGTTACGACGCCTGGCTCAGCGAGACCGCAGACCCGGAGGCGCTGCGCTTGCGACCCCTGTGA
- the hflK gene encoding FtsH protease activity modulator HflK yields the protein MPWNEPGKNNSGNQDPWGSGRRSGGGSSNPLDLEKWLRRLIDRLRTGGDGGGSPAPAILLAAAVAIVAWLASGFYIVGPGERGVVLRFGAYTETSMPGPHWHLPYPVEQVHVVDIDQNRSAQSKAVMLTQDENIVDVDVSAQYRVKNAEEYLFNVRDPNQTLRDVLISAIREIVGKSKMDYVVGEGRADIALRTQALMQHILDGYKIGLEVIKVNLQDAQPPEQVQSAFADAIKAREDEVRYRNEAEAYANTVIPQARGKAARELEEAEGYKQQVVARAQGDASRFDQLLKEYEKAPKVTRERLYLDTMQSVLSNSSKVLIDSKGKNILYLPIDNLTKGASQGGDAQNPAAIASSAAAADADPMQAERMRRDLRNREAR from the coding sequence ATGCCCTGGAACGAGCCAGGTAAGAATAATTCGGGCAATCAGGATCCATGGGGAAGCGGCCGGCGGAGCGGGGGAGGCTCCTCCAATCCGCTGGATCTCGAGAAGTGGCTGAGGCGCCTGATCGACAGGCTGCGGACCGGCGGTGATGGCGGCGGCAGCCCCGCGCCGGCCATCCTGCTGGCGGCCGCGGTCGCCATCGTGGCCTGGCTGGCCTCCGGTTTCTATATCGTCGGGCCGGGCGAGCGTGGCGTGGTGTTGCGTTTCGGCGCCTACACCGAAACCAGCATGCCGGGACCGCACTGGCATCTGCCCTATCCCGTCGAGCAGGTCCATGTGGTCGATATCGACCAGAATCGCAGTGCCCAGAGCAAGGCGGTGATGCTCACCCAGGACGAGAACATCGTCGATGTCGACGTTTCCGCGCAGTATCGCGTGAAGAACGCCGAGGAGTACCTGTTCAACGTCCGCGACCCGAACCAGACCTTGCGCGACGTGCTGATCAGCGCGATCCGCGAGATCGTCGGCAAGAGCAAGATGGACTACGTGGTCGGCGAAGGGCGTGCGGACATCGCGTTGCGGACCCAGGCGCTGATGCAGCACATCCTCGACGGCTACAAGATCGGGCTGGAGGTGATCAAGGTGAACCTGCAGGATGCGCAGCCGCCCGAACAGGTGCAGAGCGCCTTCGCCGATGCCATCAAGGCGCGCGAGGACGAGGTCCGCTATCGCAACGAGGCCGAGGCCTACGCCAATACCGTGATTCCGCAGGCGCGCGGCAAGGCCGCACGCGAGTTGGAAGAGGCCGAAGGCTACAAGCAGCAGGTCGTAGCCCGTGCGCAGGGCGATGCATCGCGCTTCGATCAGTTGCTCAAGGAGTACGAGAAGGCGCCCAAGGTGACCCGCGAACGTCTGTACCTCGATACCATGCAGTCGGTATTGTCGAACAGCTCCAAGGTGCTGATCGACAGCAAGGGCAAGAACATCCTGTATCTGCCGATCGACAATCTGACCAAGGGCGCGAGCCAGGGTGGCGACGCGCAGAATCCGGCGGCGATAGCTTCCAGTGCGGCTGCCGCGGACGCCGATCCGATGCAGGCGGAACGCATGAGACGCGATCTGCGCAACCGGGAGGCCCGCTGA
- the hflC gene encoding protease modulator HflC, whose translation MKLRIFGIIVVVAALLAYMSAYTVQQDQRAMLFKLGEIKKSDIKPGLHFKWPLIETVRKFDARLLTLNSQPERFLTSEKKNVMVDFFVKWRIANLDQYYRSTRGDEQRALTRLSQIMKDGLRSEFGKRTIQEAVSGERSEIMNTLNVDANKAAKQLGIQVKDVRIVSIDLPSEVASSVYKRMEAERARVAADFRARGKEAAERIRANADRERSVILANAYRQAQMLRGQGDASAAEIYAKAYDQNPNFYAFYRSLQAYRQSFDGKDNVLVLEPDSQFFRFFNQAEDTGKR comes from the coding sequence ATGAAACTACGCATTTTCGGTATCATCGTCGTCGTCGCCGCCCTGCTCGCCTATATGTCGGCCTACACCGTGCAACAGGATCAGCGCGCGATGCTGTTCAAGCTTGGTGAGATCAAAAAGAGCGACATCAAGCCTGGCCTGCATTTCAAGTGGCCGTTGATCGAGACGGTACGCAAGTTCGACGCGCGCCTGCTGACGCTCAATTCCCAGCCCGAGCGTTTCCTGACCAGCGAGAAGAAAAACGTCATGGTCGACTTCTTCGTCAAATGGCGTATCGCGAATCTCGATCAGTATTACCGTTCGACGCGCGGCGACGAGCAGCGCGCGCTGACGCGGCTTTCGCAGATCATGAAGGACGGCCTGCGCAGCGAATTCGGCAAGCGCACCATTCAGGAGGCGGTGTCTGGCGAGCGCAGCGAAATCATGAACACGCTGAACGTCGACGCCAACAAGGCGGCCAAGCAGCTGGGCATCCAGGTCAAGGATGTGCGCATCGTCAGCATCGATCTGCCCTCCGAAGTGGCAAGCTCCGTCTACAAGCGCATGGAGGCCGAGCGCGCGCGCGTTGCCGCCGACTTCCGGGCGCGCGGCAAGGAGGCTGCGGAACGTATCCGCGCCAACGCCGACCGCGAGCGCTCGGTGATCCTGGCCAATGCGTATCGTCAGGCGCAGATGCTGCGTGGGCAGGGTGATGCATCGGCGGCCGAAATTTATGCCAAGGCCTACGATCAGAATCCGAATTTCTACGCCTTCTATCGTAGCCTGCAGGCTTACCGGCAAAGTTTCGATGGCAAGGACAACGTGCTCGTGCTCGAGCCGGATTCCCAGTTCTTCCGCTTCTTCAATCAGGCCGAAGATACCGGCAAGCGATAG
- a CDS encoding DUF2065 domain-containing protein yields MWTHLLVALGLVLVLEGILPFINPNGLRRTLLQMVQLPDRVLRIIGLSSMLSGLLIIYLFHR; encoded by the coding sequence ATGTGGACTCACCTGCTCGTGGCCCTGGGCTTGGTATTGGTGCTGGAAGGTATTTTGCCTTTCATCAATCCCAATGGATTGCGCCGCACCCTCCTGCAAATGGTCCAGTTGCCCGATCGGGTGCTGCGTATTATCGGTCTGTCCAGTATGCTTTCCGGCCTGTTGATCATCTATCTCTTCCATCGCTGA